One Pieris rapae chromosome 7, ilPieRapa1.1, whole genome shotgun sequence genomic window carries:
- the LOC110996960 gene encoding ras-related and estrogen-regulated growth inhibitor-like protein — translation MKMTVNRIRVVVLGSARSGKSAVVVRYLTKRYIGEYSSTGDFLYQHRATFDGVSSEVEVLDTCGCAKRGCLAEHLRWGDAFAVVYSVCDRRSFLAASELLALLERTRLPGCTAVTLLGNKRDLEHARAVKTEEGQELSLRFRCQFYEVSAAESSAGAALAFQALLREARSIALLLPTPRRKLAAYSVSKVIGTILGLSNKSVRKKRPSLSI, via the exons CTGTTGTGGTGCGATACCTAACAAAGCGATACATTGGGGAATATAGTTCAACTGGcg ATTTTCTGTATCAACATCGGGCGACGTTTGACGGTGTTTCATCAGAAGTCGAAGTTTTGGATACGTGTGGATGTGCt aaaagggGATGTCTAGCTGAGCACCTAAGATGGGGCGACGCATTTGCGGTCGTGTATTCAGTTTGTGACCGACGATCATTTTTGGCTGCATCTGAATTATTGGCACTATTGGAACGCACAAGACTGCCAGGATGTACCGCAGTTACTCTTCTGGGAAATAAGAGGGATTTGGAACATGCAAG ggCTGTCAAAACTGAAGAAGGCCAGGAGTTATCTCTTCGTTTCCGATGCCAGTTTTACGAAGTGTCTGCAGCCGAATCGTCAGCTGGTGCGGCCCTCGCCTTCCAAGCTTTACTTCGTGAGGCACGTTCAATCGCCTTATTGCTACCAACCCCAAGACGAAAACTTGCTGCCTATTCTGTTTCTAAG GTAATCGGCACAATTCTGGGGCTCAGCAACAAGAGTGTGAGAAAGAAACGTCCGTCACTTAGTATATGA